Proteins encoded in a region of the Mixophyes fleayi isolate aMixFle1 chromosome 5, aMixFle1.hap1, whole genome shotgun sequence genome:
- the LOC142159387 gene encoding uncharacterized protein LOC142159387 has protein sequence MAQVVPTFDDVAVYFSRTEWMSLSPSQRELYKTVMKENYQHMISLGYTIRKPEIVSRIEVGEEPWSGDYPEGRDHSAVETQKIKAEDTDDVLKLCEVQPKNYEEMTDLSAHTGLQEENKMCNMSSSRDDKSSEIAEEKPYICSHCGKSFSCYRAVERHQTMCKGQKRHQCSYCDRSYMQRSDLLIHRRTHTKERPHQCTDCDKNFTERSALVNHRRTHTGQRPYKCLVCLKSFTQSSALTKHRRIHTGKRPYCCSVCTKGFIQSSDLVKHLRTHTGERPYRCPTCDKCFAESSALMKHKRTHSADRPYCCSTCKKSFSQNSDLIKHMKTHRDDQDKVQNSSLELLSPQNDMIRKAGSPYRCVDCGKMFRQWTSFIRHLQMHSRERPYKCSQCSKSFIQKSDLVKHLRTHTGERPYQCAQCSKGFIQKSDLVKHLRTHTGERPFRCSHCQKTFAERSALAKHQRTHTGEKPYKCTVCGKGFTQRSNLILHQRIHTGERPYKCLQCDRGFIQNSDLVKHQRVHMRQQYLSEKPLADDTSVSGSYRCVECDKNFNQWSSFLKHRKLHGEDNLFQCTECDKNYVQKSDLLKHLRSHNGEKPYKCMLCQKRFSQKSDLQKHWRIHTGERPYPCQHCDKNFTERSALIKHNRTHTGERPYKCSVCDKAFIQRSALTKHMRSHTGEKPYACGQCGKCFIQNSDLVKHQRIHTGEKPYHCTECNKSFTEGSSLVKHRRTHTGERPYRCPLCEKSFTQRSDLVKHSVIHTVENLPTATALHEIVIVNTEELNQASMEGSYPYQCTECDKVFLQRPALKKHLRTHNMGKRYPCNECQKSFFQTSDLVKHLRTHTGERPYHCAECHKGFIQNSDLVKHQRTHTGERPFTCDKCDRGFVQKSALTKHMRTHTGEKPYKCEQCGKCFIQNSDLVKHQRIHTGEKPYRCPECDKSFTEGSSLIKHRRIHSRVQPYSCNDCGKTFSQSSNLQKHMKCHVEEKPHLPDIPQRTSVLSDDDFPKRPSDVTPSLHRKSRSNGERLFKCNECGKSFAHRSVLIKHLRIHTGERPYKCNLCVRSFIQKSDLVKHFRTHTGERPYKCGQCGRSFVERSALSKHQRTHSRERHSAKGESNYLPDPWAFQHQITYWGESEDDPKSLIPKLHVIKQEDHFPDVLPFSPSGLKHNGTATKIQTYTCPECKRCFTHHAVLLKHMKRHSEQLHTCSVCGKNVNQRSALVKHMRRHTGEKPYQCPTCEKRFIQNSDMVKHLRTHTGEKPYKCNTCDKCFIDRSAMVKHSRTHTGERPYKCEECERGFVQKSDLVKHLRIHTGERPYSCRLCDRSFSTRSASVRHQRMCTVRTPYQGADAPFYTSEFSWKEHPSSALLQGCTFADESSSLITRMSGVAS, from the exons ATGGCTCAG GTTGTCCCTACCTTTGATGACGTCGCTGTGTATTTCTCCCGTACGGAGTGGATGAGTCTGAGCCCCTCTCAGAGGGAGCTGTACAAGACCGTCATGAAGGAGAACTATCAGCATATGATTTCCTTAG GTTACACCATACGGAAGCCAGAGATTGTGTCCAGAATTGAGGTGGGAGAGGAACCATGGTCTGGAGATTATCCCGAAGGAAGAGATCACAGTGCAG TTGAGACTCAGAAGATCAAAGCAGAAGACACAGACGATGTTCTGAAGCTCTGTGAAGTCCAACCGAAGAATTATGAAGAGATGACGGATCTGAGCGCACACACTGGACTGCAGGAGGAAAATAAGATGTGTAATATGTCCTCCTCTCGTGACGATAAATCGTCTGAGATCGCTGAAGAGAAACCTTATATTTGTAGCCACTGCGGAAAAAGCTTCAGCTGCTACCGTGCTGTGGAAAGGCACCAGACCATGTGTAAAGGGCAGAAACGTCACCAATGTTCTTACTGCGACAGAAGCTACATGCAGAGGTCGGACCTGCTGATCCACCGAAGGACACACACTAAAGAGAGGCCACATCAGTGCACTGACTGTGATAAGAACTTCACTGAACGCTCTGCTCTCGTCAACCATCGGAGGACACATACCGGCCAGAGGCCGTACAAGTGCTTAGTCTGTCTTAAAAGCTTTACTCAGAGTTCTGCACTAACAAAGCACCGCCGGATACACACAGGAAAGAGGCCTTATTGCTGTTCAGTGTGTACGAAGGGTTTTATCCAAAGCTCTGATCTGGTGAAACATCTACGCACACACACTGGGGAAAGGCCGTATAGGTGCCCGACCTGTGATAAATGCTTTGCAGAAAGTTCTGCTTTGATGAAGCACAAGAGGACACACAGTGCTGACCGCCCCTACTGCTGCTCAACGTGTAAGAAAAGCTTCAGCCAGAATTCTGACCTCATTAAACATATGAAGACTCATAGAGATGATCAAGACAAAGTACAGAACAGTAGCTTGGAACTCTTAAGTCCGCAGAACGATATGATCAGAAAGGCCGGCTCTCCTTATAGGTGTGTTGACTGTGGAAAGATGTTTAGACAATGGACTTCTTTCATTAGACACCTGCAGATGCATTCGAGGGAGAGACCTTACAAATGCTCGCAGTGCAGTAAGAGCTTCATTCAGAAGTCTGATCTGGTCAAACATCTGCGGACTCACACGGGCGAGAGGCCTTATCAATGTGCACAATGCAGCAAAGGTTTCATTCAGAAATCCGACCTGGTCAAACATTTGCGGACACATACTGGGGAGCGCCCATTCCGATGCTCGCACTGCCAAAAGACTTTTGCTGAGCGATCTGCCTTAGCCAAACACCAGAGGACACATACAGGAGAAAAACCGTATAAATGTACAGTTTGCGGAAAAGGTTTTACACAGAGGTCAAATCTAATTTTACACCAGAGGATCCACACTGGAGAGCGGCCCTACAAGTGTCTGCAGTGTGATCGGGGATTCATTCAGAACTCGGATCTGGTGAAGCATCAGAGAGTCCACATGAGACAGCAATATTTGTCTGAGAAACCTCTAGCTGATGACACTTCTGTCTCTGGTTCTTATAGATGTGTTGAGTGCGATAAGAACTTCAACCAGTGGTCCAGTTTTTTGAAGCACAGGAAGTTGCACGGTGAAGATAATCTCTTCCAATGCACAGAGTGTGACAAGAACTATGTTCAGAAGTCCGACCTGTTGAAACATCTCCGTAGCCACAATGGAGAGAAGCCCTATAAATGTATGTTGTGCCAGAAGAGATTCAGCCAGAAATCCGATCTCCAAAAACACTGGAGGATTCACACTGGAGAACGGCCATACCCATGTCAGCACTGCGATAAGAACTTTACAGAAAGATCAGCATTAATTAAACACAATAGAACTCACACGGGTGAGAGGCCATACAAATGCAGTGTTTGTGATAAAGCCTTTATTCAGAGGTCGGCTTTGACCAAGCACATGAGGAGTCATACGGGAGAAAAGCCTTACGCCTGTGGCCAATGTGGGAAGTGCTTTATCCAAAACTCTGATTTAGTCAAGCACCAAAGAATTCACACTGGTGAGAAGCCTTATCACTGTACTGAATGTAACAAAAGCTTTACGGAAGGGTCATCCCTGGTAAAACATCGTAGAACCCACACTGGAGAGAGACCGTATCGGTGTCCACTGTGTGAGAAGAGTTTTACGCAAAGGTCAGATTTGGTCAAGCATTCTGTGATCCACACAGTAGAGAACTTACCCACTGCCACCGCTCTTCATGAGATAGTCATCGTCAACACTGAGGAACTGAACCAGGCTTCAATGGAAGGTAGTTACCCTTACCAGTGTACAGAATGCGACAAGGTGTTCCTTCAGAGACCTGCCCTTAAGAAGCATCTCAGAACACATAACATGGGGAAACGCTATCCATGCAACGAGTGTCAAAAGAGCTTTTTTCAAACCTCcgatttggtcaaacatttacgGACCCACACTGGAGAGCGGCCATACCACTGCGCAGAGTGCCACAAGGGCTTCATCCAGAATTCTGACCTTGTGAAACACCAAAGGACCCACACCGGGGAGCGTCCCTTCACTTGTGACAAATGTGACCGTGGCTTCGTTCAGAAATCGGCACTGACAAAACACATGAGAACTCACACCGGGGAAAAGCCTTACAAATGTGAGCAGTGCGGGAAATGTTTCATACAAAACTCGGATCTAGTGaagcatcagagaattcacacgggTGAAAAGCCATACCGCTGTCCAGAATGTGATAAGAGCTTCACTGAGGGATCATCTCTGATCAAACACCGCAGGATCCACAGCAGAGTGCAGCCCTACTCATGCAACGATTGTGGTAAAACCTTCAGTCAGAGCTCAAACCTTCAAAAACACATGAAATGCCATGTGGAAGAGAAGCCGCATCTACCAGACATCCCTCAAAGGACCTCGGTGCTCAGCGATGATGATTTTCCAAAGAGACCCAGTGATGTGACGCCCTCATTGCATAGAAAGAGCAGAAGTAATGGGGAAAGACTGTTTAAATGCAATGAATGTGGAAAGAGCTTTGCTCACAGGTCTGTGCTCATTAAACATTTGCGTATACACACTGGAGAACGACCATACAAGTGTAATTTATGTGTAAGAAGCTTCATCCAAAAGTCAGACCTTGTAAAGCATTTCCGCACGCACACGGGAGAGAGGCCGTACAAGTGCGGCCAATGCGGCAGAAGCTTTGTTGAAAGGTCGGCTCTGTCTAAACACCAGAGAACGCACAGCAGAGAGCGGCACAGTGCCAAAGGGGAGAGTAACTATCTCCCGGATCCGTGGGCCTTTCAGCACCAGATCACATACTGGGGTGAGTCAGAAGATGACCCCAAAAGTTTGATACCAAAGCTGCACGTTATTAAGCAAGAAGATCATTTTCCCGACGTTCTGCCTTTTAGTCCTTCAGGGCTCAAACACAACGGCACGGCAACAAAGATCCAGACGTACACTTGTCCTGAGTGCAAGAGGTGTTTTACCCACCACGCTGTGCTCTTAAAGCACATGAAAAGACACTCCGAACAGCTACATACATGTTCTGTATGCGGGAAGAATGTTAATCAAAGATCTGCACTGGTGAAACACATGAGGAGACACACAGGGGAGAAGCCCTATCAATGTCCCACGTGTGAGAAGCGTTTTATTCAGAACTCGGACATGGTGAAACATCTGAGAACTCACACGGGGGAGAAGCCCTACAAATGTAACACCTGCGACAAATGTTTCATCGACAGGTCAGCAATGGTCAAACATTCAAGAACGCACACCGGGGAGAGACCATACAAGTGTGAAGAGTGTGAGCGAGGATTCGTCCAGAAATCGGACTTGGTGAAACACTTAAGGATCCACACGGGGGAGAGGCCTTACTCCTGCCGATTGTGTGACAGGAGTTTCAGCACCCGCTCTGCCTCTGTCAGACACCAGCGTATGTGCACTGTGCGGACTCCTTATCAAGGTGCCGATGCCCCGTTTTACACCTCTGAATTCAGCTGGAAAGAGCATCCTTCTTCTGCTCTTCTCCAAGGTTGCACTTTTGCAGATGAATCATCAAGTTTAATCACTAGGATGTCGGGAGTGGCCTCTTAA